The Sulfolobales archaeon genome segment ACACATGCAACCCTAGTTGGGTTGAAGCTGAATGAGGTTGTTAAGAGGCTCACAGCTATAACCCTTGTCCTCATGATCCCAACCCTCATAGCATCGATCTACGGGATGAACTTCGACAGATCCTATCCCCTAAATATGCCGGAGCTCTCATGGAGCTTCGGATATATCTATGCATTAGGCCTCATGGTTGTATCATCTATAGCGGGCTATCTAATACTAAAGGCTAGGGGGTGGTTCTGACGATTCCGAGGGAGAGGCTTGAGGCCAGGCTAAGGGAGCTGGGTATAGGCTATAGATTCGTTGTTGTTGAGAGGGCTAGAACCGTTGATGATGCAGCGAGATCCCTAGGAGTTGGAAGGGATAGAATAGCTAAGACAGTCATCGTAATAACGGATCGAGGGCCAATAGCCCTCTTCCTAAGGGGATCCCACAGGGTGGACTTCACAGCGCTTAGGAGAATCCTTGGCCTAGGCTCAGCTAGAATGGCTACCCCAGAGGAGGTTGAGAAGATCACAGGCTATAGGGTTGGGGGTGTACCACCGATTATAGAGGGGGTTGAAACTATAGTTGATGCCTCTCTAGCCTTTGATAGTGATGAGGTTTTCTGCGGTGGTGGTGATGAATATACATTACTAGCTATAAAGCCTAGAGAGCTTGTGGAGAGGCTTGGCCTGAGGGTATATAGCTTTGCTAGACCTAGCTAGAATATGGTTTAAAAGGGCTGGGCTTCGATCCGATCTCTATGCTAGCTTGGCGCCCCTACAAGCTGGTAGATAAATACTATCACATATACATCATAAGCCCCTGGGATCGATGTTATAGCGCTCTTAAAGATCGCGGCTGGCTTGAAATACGTCATATTACCCCTATTAGCAGGATCCACGAAGTTGCCGCCAGCACTGGGATCGGCTGAATAGAATATAGTGCCAGGGAATGCCGTGTAAACACCGTTTATCATGATTCTAAATAGAAGCATATTCTGTATAGATGGCGACTCCCAGTTAGGTCTTAAATAGATCTGCTGGCCCTGGCTAACAACCTTCACATATTTCTGAGGCCCGCTGCCGATGTACTGAGGCGTTCTGGGGTTGTTGCCATATATATCTGCATCTATATCGTACCCAGCTATCCTGAGTATCGCTGATATCGCTTTGGCAGCGTCAGCGTTGTTCAGCGGATATACATAGTTGGGGGTAGCTACAAATGTATCATATACCAGCACGTAGGTCTTGTTAGGAACCACCTTGAAGTTCTGGATCAATAGCTTCGCAGCCTCGGCATCATTTGATGTGAGGATCTTAGCTAGGATCT includes the following:
- a CDS encoding YbaK/EbsC family protein, producing MVLTIPRERLEARLRELGIGYRFVVVERARTVDDAARSLGVGRDRIAKTVIVITDRGPIALFLRGSHRVDFTALRRILGLGSARMATPEEVEKITGYRVGGVPPIIEGVETIVDASLAFDSDEVFCGGGDEYTLLAIKPRELVERLGLRVYSFARPS